GCGATGCCATAAGCGGCCTTGAATGCGCGAGTCAGGCGAAAGCGGTCGACGCCCGTGACGGCAGCCAATTGATCGAGGCCGATGTCGTACTGCGCATTGGCGTGCAGATATTCCCGAGCTTGTTGCGCCACCCGAGGCAAGCGCGGGTCGTCGCCGTAGCGTTCGCGCCAGTGCAGGTGACTGGTCAGGCGTTCGAGCAAATGGTCGAGGGCGGTTTGCCGGACGATTTTCAGTTCACCGCGGTGCAGGGTTTCAAACGCCAGGCTGGTCGCCTGGGCGAGGCGCGAATCGCTGGCCAGCGTGTTGGCGAAACTCAATTCGCTGTTGTCCGGGGCGTTGTCGAACACGGCACCGAGTTCGCGCTGCAACCACTGTGGATCGAGGTACAGCATGCGGTAGGTGAAACCTTCCTCGGTCGGCGCTTCGCCGTCGTGAATGTCTCCCGGCTCCAGCAAAAACACCTTGCCCGGCGTGCTTTGGTGCCTGGCCCGCCGACAATTGAATTGCTGGACGCCTTGCTCGGTGACGCCCACCAGATAGCTGTCATGCCAATGCGGATCGTAGGCGTGGCCTTCGAAATGCGCGCGCAAAGTCTCGATGCCGGTGTCGGCGTCCTGGGCCAGATCGAGCCAGTTGAGAGAAGTCATGCAGCACCTGAAGGGCGGA
The Pseudomonas sp. MYb327 DNA segment above includes these coding regions:
- a CDS encoding AraC family transcriptional regulator; the encoded protein is MTSLNWLDLAQDADTGIETLRAHFEGHAYDPHWHDSYLVGVTEQGVQQFNCRRARHQSTPGKVFLLEPGDIHDGEAPTEEGFTYRMLYLDPQWLQRELGAVFDNAPDNSELSFANTLASDSRLAQATSLAFETLHRGELKIVRQTALDHLLERLTSHLHWRERYGDDPRLPRVAQQAREYLHANAQYDIGLDQLAAVTGVDRFRLTRAFKAAYGIAPHAYLVQLRLATARRLLARGEQPASVAMTLGFADQSHLGRWFVRAYGLTPAHYRKRCSNLPDR